A genomic stretch from Candidatus Binataceae bacterium includes:
- a CDS encoding CinA family protein, with protein MSAKEREGTVTTSMENLLPTATRLGALLRERGETIAIAESSTGGLISAALLAAPGASAYFLGGAIVYTRESRRTLLDIPDSAFAGIRGVTEQLALVLVRGTLKRFATTWSVAEVGAAGPTGNRYGDPAGHSCIAIAGPLERAITVETGSSDRVANMRAFAAAALDLLAQGLAASPAKRS; from the coding sequence ATGAGCGCGAAGGAACGGGAAGGAACGGTAACGACCTCGATGGAAAATCTGCTGCCGACGGCCACCAGGCTGGGCGCCCTGCTTAGGGAGCGCGGTGAAACGATCGCAATCGCCGAATCCTCGACTGGCGGATTGATCTCGGCGGCGCTGCTCGCGGCGCCGGGCGCGTCGGCCTATTTTCTCGGCGGCGCGATCGTGTACACGCGCGAGTCGCGCCGCACGCTGCTCGATATTCCGGATTCGGCTTTCGCCGGCATCCGCGGCGTGACCGAACAATTGGCGCTGGTGCTGGTGCGCGGGACGCTAAAGCGCTTCGCGACCACCTGGAGCGTGGCCGAGGTCGGCGCCGCCGGCCCCACCGGAAATCGCTACGGCGATCCGGCGGGCCATAGCTGTATCGCGATCGCCGGGCCGCTCGAGCGTGCGATCACGGTCGAAACGGGCAGCAGCGACCGCGTCGCCAACATGCGCGCGTTTGCCGCCGCCGCGCTCGACCTGCTTGCTCAGGGCCTCGCCGCATCGCCGGCGAAGCGTTCCTGA